A region of Deinococcus rubellus DNA encodes the following proteins:
- a CDS encoding endonuclease III domain-containing protein yields MPELPTESNADLNVNRSPEERAALLLEVYGRLRAEYGDRPLDPRREPMHELISTILSQRTNAQDEDAAYEELRTLGDWDDIVAAPTEAVAHAIRRSNYPEQKAPRIQATLQAVKAERGGYDLDFLLDMTPEAGLKWLTALPGVGVKTASLVLLFNYAKPVFPVDTHVHRITSRIGAIAKMGEQAAHKVLLGLLPPDPPLLYELHINLLRHGQQVCHFSRPKCGVCILQDLCDAHQIYDGKVPAFKS; encoded by the coding sequence ATGCCCGAGCTGCCCACCGAGTCCAATGCCGATCTCAACGTCAACCGCTCCCCAGAGGAGCGCGCAGCCCTGCTGCTGGAGGTTTACGGGCGCTTGCGGGCCGAGTACGGCGACCGGCCGCTCGACCCACGCCGTGAGCCGATGCACGAACTCATCAGCACCATCCTCTCGCAGCGCACCAACGCGCAGGACGAGGATGCGGCTTACGAGGAACTCCGCACCCTGGGCGACTGGGACGACATCGTGGCCGCGCCGACCGAGGCGGTGGCCCACGCCATCCGGCGCAGCAATTACCCCGAACAAAAAGCCCCGCGCATTCAGGCCACACTGCAAGCGGTAAAGGCCGAGCGTGGCGGCTACGACCTCGATTTTCTGCTGGACATGACGCCGGAAGCGGGGCTGAAATGGCTCACGGCGCTGCCGGGCGTGGGCGTCAAGACCGCCTCACTGGTGCTGCTGTTCAACTACGCCAAGCCGGTCTTCCCGGTGGACACCCACGTTCACCGCATCACCTCGCGCATCGGGGCCATTGCCAAAATGGGCGAACAGGCGGCCCACAAGGTGCTGCTGGGGCTGCTGCCGCCCGACCCACCGCTGCTGTATGAGCTGCACATCAACCTGCTCAGGCACGGCCAGCAGGTGTGTCATTTCAGCCGCCCAAAATGCGGGGTTTGCATTTTGCAGGACCTGTGCGACGCCCACCAGATTTACGACGGCAAGGTTCCGGCGTTCAAGAGCTGA
- the mqnB gene encoding futalosine hydrolase, whose product MKRALLVVATAGEAKRLSALAVGSVEVRVVISGVGPVAAALSTQAALADLRCDLVVSAGIGGAFASSGLKVGDVALASEIVQADLGAWDGEQFLPLAGLGLEVAPGNAGRFPCWPAGLGLDLPCGPFVTVSSVTGSAAGTEELRRRVPGALIEGMEGAGVAHAALLAGVPVTEVRGVSNFVGPRDRAAWRIGEALAALDVGLRRVLERLAAG is encoded by the coding sequence GTGAAACGCGCCCTGCTGGTGGTGGCGACGGCGGGCGAGGCCAAGCGCCTGAGCGCCCTCGCGGTGGGCAGTGTCGAAGTCCGGGTGGTGATCAGCGGGGTCGGCCCGGTGGCGGCAGCGCTCTCTACCCAGGCGGCGCTGGCCGATCTCAGGTGCGATCTGGTCGTCAGTGCGGGCATCGGCGGCGCGTTTGCCAGCAGCGGTCTGAAGGTGGGCGACGTGGCCCTGGCCTCCGAGATCGTGCAGGCCGATCTGGGAGCCTGGGACGGTGAGCAGTTTCTGCCGCTCGCCGGGCTGGGGTTGGAAGTCGCGCCGGGCAATGCGGGACGCTTTCCATGCTGGCCCGCTGGACTTGGGCTGGACTTGCCCTGCGGCCCCTTCGTCACCGTCAGTAGCGTGACCGGCAGCGCGGCGGGAACAGAGGAACTGCGGCGGCGGGTGCCGGGCGCGCTGATTGAGGGCATGGAGGGTGCGGGAGTCGCCCACGCCGCTCTGCTCGCGGGCGTGCCGGTCACCGAGGTGCGCGGCGTCAGCAACTTCGTGGGGCCGCGTGACCGCGCTGCCTGGCGTATCGGGGAGGCGTTGGCGGCGCTGGACGTGGGCTTGCGGCGGGTGCTGGAACGGCTGGCGGCGGGCTGA
- a CDS encoding DUF6006 family protein, translating into MKRTLIALALLTVTATSHASQVASAWYFGNWSCVIDHRAARMVWQVVDDPQTSCSGNVCSSSSGVAVRGWFKDGSGPWVKLVNRSASGSDLRFTYTGDNTRWFLRYDPNTGVATGNTIWRGNTYPLQCSQGQG; encoded by the coding sequence ATGAAACGCACCCTGATTGCCCTGGCCCTCTTGACGGTCACCGCCACCTCGCACGCCTCACAGGTCGCCAGCGCCTGGTATTTCGGCAACTGGAGCTGCGTCATCGACCACCGCGCTGCCCGGATGGTCTGGCAGGTCGTGGACGATCCGCAGACCAGTTGCAGCGGCAACGTCTGCTCCAGCTCATCGGGCGTGGCAGTGCGCGGCTGGTTCAAGGACGGCAGCGGCCCCTGGGTCAAGCTGGTCAACCGCAGCGCCTCGGGATCAGACCTGCGCTTTACCTACACCGGCGACAACACCCGATGGTTTCTACGCTACGACCCGAATACTGGCGTGGCAACCGGCAACACCATCTGGCGCGGCAACACCTACCCGCTGCAATGCTCGCAGGGGCAGGGCTGA
- a CDS encoding SH3 domain-containing protein, translating to MKPMFTTVLMLALAAPAGAKDAPFVFQADAVTRHNTNLRAGPSLKARVLTVIPGGQTVQVGRCDEWCPVKYQAGNKTYAGYLYAELLKRQLLPIITPQNRR from the coding sequence ATGAAGCCGATGTTTACGACTGTGTTGATGCTCGCCCTCGCTGCGCCTGCCGGGGCCAAAGACGCGCCGTTCGTCTTCCAGGCCGACGCCGTGACCCGTCACAACACCAACCTGCGGGCTGGGCCGTCGCTCAAGGCCAGAGTGCTGACGGTGATTCCTGGTGGTCAGACCGTTCAGGTGGGCCGCTGTGACGAGTGGTGTCCGGTGAAATATCAGGCCGGGAATAAGACCTACGCCGGATACCTCTATGCCGAGTTGCTCAAGCGCCAGTTGCTGCCGATCATCACGCCGCAGAACCGACGGTGA
- the tkt gene encoding transketolase yields MTSQTTQQSVEQLSVNTIRTLSIDGVQAANSGHPGAPLGMAPMAYVLWQDFLRHNPKHHDWLGRDRFVLSAGHASMLIYSLLHLTGYDLSIDDLKNFRQWGSKTPGHPEFFHTPGLDATTGPLGQGAGMTVGMAMAEAHLAARFNREGLKIFDNYVYGMVSDGDLEEGVNHEVASLAGHLQLGKLIWLYDDNDVQLDTGTSKTFTDITALRYESYGWQVLEVHDGNDLTAIRSALESARNDTRRPTLIKVKTIIGYASPKAGTSKAHGEPLGEEGVAETKKALHWDYPPFTVPEEVASHMDATERGAKQEAAWNEIMDKYREGYPAEAAELDAMIARKLAPDFADTLPSFEAGGKPMATRAASGKVINAIAAKVPSLLGGSADLSGSTKTTIEASGAMQPDDLGERNIYFGVREFGMSTIANGLSLYGGLRPMVGTFLVFADYLKPAYRLSAIQMQPVIYVLTHDSIGLGEDGPTHQPIEQLAMLRAVPNSYVMRPADANETAAAWQVALERTDGPTALILTRQDLPILPRNYSGVQKGAYVVKDAENAQIILVASGSEVSLAIEAADSLAGEGIGARVVSMPCMEAFRQQDQAYKDSILTPGVKRVGIEAAALQPWYEWVGLDGAVVGMTTFGASAPAKILFEKFGFSVANISKVVRGVLQG; encoded by the coding sequence ATGACAAGCCAGACAACCCAGCAGTCCGTGGAGCAACTGAGCGTCAACACCATCCGTACCCTCAGCATCGACGGCGTGCAGGCGGCCAACAGCGGCCACCCCGGCGCGCCGCTCGGCATGGCTCCGATGGCCTACGTGCTGTGGCAGGATTTCCTGCGCCACAACCCCAAGCACCACGACTGGCTGGGGCGCGACCGCTTCGTGCTGTCGGCGGGCCATGCCAGCATGCTGATCTACTCGCTGCTGCACCTCACCGGCTACGACCTGAGCATCGACGACCTCAAAAACTTCCGGCAGTGGGGCAGCAAGACGCCCGGCCACCCGGAGTTCTTCCACACGCCGGGACTGGACGCCACCACCGGGCCGCTCGGCCAGGGTGCGGGCATGACGGTGGGCATGGCGATGGCCGAAGCGCATCTGGCCGCCCGGTTCAACAGAGAGGGCCTCAAGATTTTCGACAACTACGTTTACGGCATGGTCAGTGACGGCGACCTCGAAGAAGGCGTCAACCACGAGGTCGCCTCACTGGCGGGCCACCTGCAACTCGGCAAGCTGATCTGGCTTTACGACGACAACGACGTGCAGCTCGACACCGGCACCTCCAAGACCTTCACCGACATCACCGCGCTGCGCTACGAGAGCTACGGCTGGCAGGTGCTGGAAGTCCACGACGGCAACGACCTGACCGCCATCAGGAGTGCCCTGGAGTCGGCCCGCAATGATACCCGCCGCCCCACACTGATCAAGGTCAAGACCATCATCGGCTACGCCAGCCCCAAGGCCGGAACCAGCAAAGCGCACGGCGAACCGCTGGGCGAGGAGGGCGTGGCCGAGACCAAGAAGGCGCTGCACTGGGACTACCCGCCCTTCACGGTGCCGGAGGAAGTCGCCAGTCACATGGACGCCACCGAGCGCGGGGCCAAGCAGGAAGCGGCCTGGAACGAGATCATGGACAAGTACCGCGAGGGCTACCCAGCGGAGGCCGCCGAACTCGACGCCATGATCGCCCGCAAGCTGGCCCCCGACTTCGCCGACACCCTGCCCAGCTTCGAGGCGGGCGGCAAGCCGATGGCGACCCGCGCGGCCAGCGGCAAGGTCATCAACGCCATTGCCGCCAAGGTGCCCAGCTTGCTCGGCGGCAGCGCCGATCTGTCGGGCAGCACCAAGACCACCATCGAGGCTTCCGGAGCCATGCAGCCGGACGACCTGGGCGAGCGCAACATCTACTTCGGGGTGCGCGAGTTCGGCATGAGCACCATCGCCAACGGCCTGAGCCTCTACGGTGGCCTGCGTCCGATGGTCGGCACCTTTTTGGTGTTTGCCGATTACCTCAAGCCTGCCTACCGCCTGTCGGCCATTCAGATGCAGCCGGTGATTTATGTGCTGACCCACGACAGCATCGGACTGGGCGAGGACGGCCCCACCCACCAGCCCATCGAGCAGCTCGCCATGCTGCGGGCCGTGCCCAACAGCTACGTCATGCGCCCCGCCGACGCCAACGAGACCGCCGCCGCCTGGCAGGTGGCCCTGGAGCGCACCGATGGCCCCACCGCCCTGATCCTGACCCGCCAGGATTTGCCGATCTTGCCGCGCAATTACAGCGGCGTCCAGAAGGGCGCGTATGTGGTCAAGGACGCCGAGAACGCCCAGATCATTCTGGTGGCGTCGGGCAGCGAGGTTTCACTCGCCATTGAGGCCGCTGATTCATTGGCGGGTGAGGGTATCGGGGCGCGGGTGGTCAGCATGCCGTGCATGGAAGCCTTCCGCCAGCAGGACCAGGCTTACAAGGACAGCATCCTGACGCCCGGCGTCAAGCGGGTCGGCATCGAGGCGGCGGCCCTGCAACCCTGGTACGAGTGGGTCGGCCTGGACGGCGCGGTGGTGGGCATGACCACGTTTGGCGCTTCTGCCCCAGCCAAGATCCTGTTCGAGAAATTCGGCTTCAGCGTGGCGAACATCAGCAAGGTGGTCAGGGGCGTACTGCAAGGCTGA
- a CDS encoding transglutaminase TgpA family protein: MTFSVQLPRNRAAQPSAPAPLPLPALLAMLAALTLCSLPYVTRLPWWASLLTALLLAYRVGVALKRVPGLPVLAQSLLLLLIALTAGWGLLAAFDTLLGRDGGTAILVVLIALKAVETRSGRDIQTLALLGFFLTVTHFFYAQDTLTAVHALLSVTGLCAALTLWERPGGFAGGLSGAPAAATFGSALAHSVPLLRSSGGVLLRALPLAAALFVLFPRPDSPLWQMPVSGSSSASGLSDTVNPGGISSLALSDEVAFRAQFDGSAPPADQLYWRGPVMEFFDGETWRLGGSPRQLPDVTLRGPVRTYTLTVEPHQRAWVLALDAPASLPDGTFITQNLQVIKPSRIGARTRFKLSAATDYSYGINADPAWLMRNLQLPERSNPRLRDLARSWLNLPPAERVQAGLKVFRQGDFAYTLNPPTLPTVNGMDAFVFGTKRGFCEHYASAYAIMMRAAGVPARVVTGYQGAEANGNYLIVRQANAHAWTEVWLAGQGWLRVDPTATVSPDRIEQGVSALKGAPGLAAGQGGLLSGLSLRLDALQNLWNTWVIGYDGAQQRQLFAKLGLGQLGDWRLTLFGTAVIGLAFVPLLLRRRPPTEPLAAAYALLARRLGLPREPHEPGSAYAERAAGQHPRQSGRIHELIGEYQRLRYGTEPTAEQVRAFVQAVRSFRVR; encoded by the coding sequence TGCTCACGGCGCTGCTGCTCGCCTACCGGGTGGGGGTGGCCCTGAAACGGGTGCCAGGATTGCCCGTCCTCGCCCAGTCCTTACTGCTGCTGTTGATCGCGCTGACGGCAGGCTGGGGTCTGCTGGCAGCCTTCGACACCTTACTGGGGCGCGACGGCGGTACGGCCATCCTGGTGGTCCTGATTGCCCTCAAGGCGGTGGAAACCCGCAGTGGGCGCGACATTCAGACGCTGGCGCTGCTCGGCTTCTTTCTCACTGTGACGCACTTCTTCTATGCCCAGGACACCCTGACCGCCGTTCACGCGCTGCTCTCGGTCACGGGGCTGTGCGCGGCCCTCACGCTGTGGGAGCGGCCCGGTGGTTTTGCTGGCGGTCTGTCTGGGGCACCTGCGGCGGCCACGTTCGGGTCGGCTCTGGCCCACTCCGTGCCGCTGCTGCGCTCGTCGGGCGGCGTGCTGCTGCGGGCGCTGCCGCTGGCCGCCGCGCTGTTCGTGCTGTTCCCGCGCCCCGACAGCCCGCTGTGGCAGATGCCGGTCAGCGGCAGCAGCAGCGCCTCGGGCCTGTCAGATACGGTTAATCCGGGCGGCATCAGCAGCCTGGCGCTCAGTGACGAGGTCGCCTTCCGGGCGCAGTTCGACGGCTCGGCACCGCCTGCCGACCAGCTCTACTGGCGCGGCCCGGTGATGGAGTTCTTCGACGGCGAGACCTGGCGCTTGGGCGGCAGCCCCCGCCAGTTGCCTGATGTGACTTTGCGCGGCCCGGTGCGAACCTACACCCTGACCGTCGAGCCGCATCAGCGGGCCTGGGTGCTGGCCCTGGACGCGCCCGCTTCGTTGCCCGACGGCACCTTCATCACCCAGAATCTGCAAGTCATCAAGCCCAGCCGGATCGGGGCGCGTACCCGTTTCAAGCTGAGCGCCGCCACCGACTACAGTTACGGCATCAACGCCGATCCGGCCTGGCTGATGCGCAACCTGCAACTGCCCGAGCGCTCCAACCCGCGCCTGCGCGACCTGGCCAGGAGCTGGCTCAACCTGCCGCCCGCCGAGCGGGTCCAGGCAGGCCTCAAAGTGTTCCGGCAGGGGGATTTTGCCTACACCCTCAATCCGCCGACGCTGCCCACCGTCAACGGGATGGACGCCTTCGTGTTCGGCACCAAGCGGGGATTTTGCGAGCACTACGCCAGCGCCTACGCCATCATGATGCGGGCGGCGGGCGTTCCGGCACGGGTCGTCACCGGCTACCAGGGCGCGGAAGCCAACGGCAATTACCTGATCGTGCGCCAGGCCAACGCCCACGCCTGGACCGAGGTGTGGCTGGCCGGGCAGGGCTGGCTGCGGGTCGATCCGACGGCCACCGTCTCGCCGGACCGCATCGAGCAGGGCGTCTCGGCGCTCAAAGGTGCGCCGGGGCTGGCGGCGGGCCAGGGCGGGCTGCTCTCGGGCCTGAGTCTGCGCCTCGACGCCCTGCAAAACCTCTGGAACACCTGGGTGATCGGCTACGACGGCGCGCAGCAGCGCCAGCTCTTTGCCAAACTCGGCCTCGGGCAGCTCGGCGACTGGCGGCTGACCCTCTTCGGCACGGCGGTGATCGGGCTGGCCTTCGTGCCGCTGCTGCTGCGCCGCCGCCCGCCCACTGAGCCGCTGGCCGCCGCCTACGCGCTGCTGGCCCGCCGCCTGGGCCTGCCCAGAGAGCCGCACGAACCCGGCAGCGCCTACGCCGAGCGGGCCGCCGGGCAGCACCCCCGTCAATCCGGGCGCATCCATGAGCTGATCGGCGAGTACCAGCGTCTGCGCTACGGCACGGAGCCGACGGCGGAGCAGGTGCGGGCCTTTGTGCAGGCGGTCCGGAGCTTCCGGGTGCGCTGA
- a CDS encoding DUF4127 family protein → MIRRRFLTPLLATFLLGTPLAPAQILLPLDSRPATSTLPADIAGLISPDVRLAPQWLLGVAKHGADEAALEAWLAAQTTPQGLPLIVSLDALAYGGLVQSRTSPISAEEALARLAVLRTKAAQKQPIYAFITLPRAPDATDRARNLAVAKVMLQWAADGTFKELHITWDDALPGSPAPQEGAALAKGAPANVLVYPGADEVLSSLVARALSPEPARVRVEYSAPDKADAVIKYEGIALSRSVALHAQATGFTLAATGESAPLTLYVYNGGDTRKAALRISALLRQGKVAVVDVNAVNQGSPALWTDLTTLRRPENLAALAAWGTPGNNLGSALAHAKLDLSGADPLKQDALLAREYTNDVIYSAQLRPQIRKALPESELGTPKASQVALALARKDFPIHFAQTYALADASFPWDRSFEWQFDLKPLP, encoded by the coding sequence ATGATCCGCCGCCGCTTTTTGACGCCTCTCCTGGCCACCTTCCTGCTGGGTACTCCGCTGGCCCCGGCCCAGATTCTGCTGCCGCTCGACTCGCGCCCGGCCACCTCGACCCTGCCCGCCGACATTGCTGGCCTGATCAGCCCGGACGTGCGGCTGGCCCCCCAGTGGCTGCTGGGGGTCGCCAAGCACGGCGCGGACGAAGCGGCCCTAGAAGCCTGGCTGGCAGCCCAGACGACGCCGCAGGGCCTGCCGCTGATCGTCTCACTCGACGCGCTGGCCTACGGCGGGCTGGTGCAGTCGCGCACCTCACCAATCAGCGCTGAGGAGGCCCTGGCACGGCTGGCAGTGCTGCGGACCAAGGCCGCCCAGAAGCAGCCCATCTACGCCTTTATCACCCTGCCACGTGCGCCCGACGCCACCGATCGGGCGCGCAATCTGGCGGTGGCCAAAGTGATGCTCCAGTGGGCCGCCGACGGCACCTTCAAGGAGCTGCACATTACCTGGGACGACGCTTTGCCCGGCTCACCCGCCCCGCAGGAAGGCGCGGCGCTGGCCAAGGGCGCGCCTGCCAACGTGCTGGTTTATCCCGGCGCGGACGAGGTGCTCAGCAGCCTAGTGGCCCGCGCCCTCTCGCCCGAACCGGCGCGGGTGCGGGTCGAGTACAGCGCGCCTGACAAGGCCGACGCGGTCATCAAGTACGAGGGCATCGCCCTCTCGCGCAGCGTGGCCCTGCACGCCCAGGCCACCGGCTTCACGCTGGCCGCCACCGGGGAAAGTGCGCCGCTGACGCTGTACGTCTACAACGGCGGCGATACGCGCAAGGCGGCCCTGCGAATCTCAGCGCTGCTCAGGCAGGGCAAGGTGGCGGTGGTGGATGTCAACGCCGTCAACCAGGGCAGCCCGGCCCTCTGGACTGACCTGACCACCCTGCGCCGTCCCGAGAACCTGGCGGCGCTGGCCGCCTGGGGCACCCCCGGCAACAACCTCGGCTCAGCCCTGGCCCACGCCAAGCTCGATCTGAGCGGAGCCGATCCCCTCAAGCAGGACGCCCTGCTGGCCCGCGAGTACACCAACGACGTCATCTACAGCGCCCAGCTCCGCCCCCAAATCCGGAAGGCGCTGCCGGAATCCGAACTCGGTACCCCAAAAGCCTCGCAGGTGGCCCTGGCGCTGGCCCGCAAGGACTTCCCCATTCACTTCGCGCAGACCTACGCCCTGGCCGACGCCTCGTTTCCCTGGGACCGGTCCTTCGAGTGGCAGTTCGACTTGAAGCCGCTGCCGTAG
- a CDS encoding GNAT family N-acetyltransferase produces the protein MNSLPDLTLRSRLPEDLATLYRWMYAEKNPEWQRWDGPYFPKSNAALSFETYAERAVTNPWDADQRIIALDGQCIGSVSRSEEEPAGGGWFELGIVIFDPAHWGSGLGRRALRLWTARTFGETSAHVITLTTWSGNQRLIRAAERSGYRECARIPEARTWDGQRWDSVKLAVLRRDWR, from the coding sequence TTGAACTCCCTCCCCGACCTCACCCTGCGTTCCCGCCTGCCCGAAGACCTAGCTACCCTCTACCGCTGGATGTACGCCGAGAAAAATCCCGAATGGCAGCGCTGGGACGGGCCGTACTTTCCCAAATCCAACGCCGCACTCAGCTTTGAAACTTACGCTGAGCGGGCCGTCACGAATCCCTGGGACGCTGATCAGCGAATCATCGCTTTGGATGGCCAGTGCATCGGCAGTGTCAGCCGCTCCGAGGAAGAACCGGCGGGCGGCGGCTGGTTTGAGCTGGGCATCGTCATTTTCGACCCGGCCCACTGGGGCAGCGGCCTGGGGAGACGGGCGCTCAGGCTCTGGACGGCCCGCACTTTTGGGGAAACGTCCGCCCATGTCATCACCCTGACCACCTGGAGCGGCAACCAGCGCCTGATCCGCGCCGCCGAGCGCAGCGGCTACCGCGAGTGCGCCCGCATTCCCGAGGCCCGCACCTGGGACGGCCAGCGCTGGGACAGCGTGAAGCTGGCGGTGCTGCGGCGCGACTGGCGTTGA